The following nucleotide sequence is from Siphonobacter curvatus.
AACTTTCCAGCTTCCGTCAGCCGCCGCCCGTACGGATTGCGTTTGTCCAGCCAGCGTCACTTTAACCGTTTCTTTGGGTTGGGCCCAGCCCCAGACCGGGATCGGCTTTTGGCGTTGAAGTACGACGTGATCGGAGAATAAACGGTTGAGCCGAACCTGACTAAAACCGATGTTTGCTAGGCATAACAGCAGAACAATAAGCAGCCGTGACATAAAATAATGGTCGAGTAAATGGTATAGGCTTCTTCCCTTTGGAAGCAAGTTTTCAAAAATAGAAGAAGTTCACATGGCTTCCACTACCTCTACGACTACGTATGCGATTTTGATGGGAAAAGATTAGTACGCGTAAAGACATTTAACCGTTTAAGGAATAAAAAAATAACCCGAAAGCTTCCGGGTTATTAATGGTAGTATCGTTTTCCAAATACGATTAAACGGCCTTCGGAAAGGCAATGTCAAAGTAAAAGCGGGAGCCCTGATCCTGCTGACTTTCCACAAAAATCTGACTCTGGTGCAGACTCAGCAGCAAATGCACAATGGCCAAGCCCAGCCCCGTGCCCTTGAACTTGCGGGTCGTGTCAAGTGAAGCCTGGGAGTACTCCTCAAAAATCTGCTTTAACGACTCCTCGGGAATGCCAATGCCCGTGTCCTGCACTTCAAAGCGAAG
It contains:
- a CDS encoding ATP-binding protein, with the protein product LRFEVQDTGIGIPEESLKQIFEEYSQASLDTTRKFKGTGLGLAIVHLLLSLHQSQIFVESQQDQGSRFYFDIAFPKAV